A region from the Actinoplanes sp. OR16 genome encodes:
- a CDS encoding DNA translocase FtsK: MAGRTPPASRGRAASTPRGAATNRARQPAARKPAARTGTTRKTTTAAARRRPVARRSTAGASLASGLGRGVGALWMGMAHSVGWVFRGVGRQAATARNIDPEHRRDGAGLLLLGFAILVSVAIWANSGGPVGVWLADTIRLFLGSLAALFPLLLFYGAIRLMREPADPDHRGRTLVGWTAIIISTASLMHVSGRPADDLAVDQAGGLLGYGIGGLLERAVTAWVAVPLLVLLFVFGFLVITATPIARIPERMAQLVDLVSGRAAPHSPRPVLEPEDDEADEEEAPAPKRKPSPRRRQGALAEPVPPPLPEEPDDDFDEELILHDTVPLPRTPSRKKPPPEHSPMPPTRAEQLEISAVKGDYRLPPATLLATGPPAKARSRANDEIMAALTGVFEQFNVDAVVTGFTRGPTVTRYEVEIGPGTKVERITQLSRNIAYAVKSPDVRILSPIPGKSAVGVEIPNTDPENVSLGDVLRSRASASDHHPMLVALGKDIEGGFVVANLAKMPHILIAGATGAGKSSCLNSLLVSLLSRATPDEVRLLLVDPKRVELTAYEGIPHLVTPIITNPKKAADALEWVVAEMDKRYDDLAANGVRHIDDFNRKVRSGEITAPPGVEREMKPYPYLLVIIDELADLMMVAPRDVEDSVVRITQLARAAGIHLVLATQRPSVDVVTGLIKANVPSRLAFATSSLADSRVILDQPGAEKLLGRGDGLFLPMGASKPVRIQGAWVDEKEIHAVVKFCKDQREPEFAEGVTDAPPSKKKEIDEEIGDDLQLLIQAIELVVTSQFGSTSMLQRKLRVGFAKAGRLMDLMETRGIVGPSEGSKARDVLIKPDELEETLASLRVE; the protein is encoded by the coding sequence ATGGCGGGCCGCACTCCTCCGGCGAGCCGGGGTCGCGCCGCGTCCACGCCGCGCGGCGCCGCTACCAACCGTGCCCGTCAACCGGCCGCGCGCAAGCCGGCCGCACGCACCGGGACCACACGCAAGACGACGACGGCGGCGGCCCGCAGGCGGCCGGTGGCCCGGCGCTCCACGGCCGGGGCGAGCCTCGCGTCCGGTCTGGGCCGCGGCGTCGGCGCCCTCTGGATGGGCATGGCGCACAGCGTCGGCTGGGTCTTCCGCGGAGTGGGCCGGCAGGCCGCTACCGCGCGCAACATCGACCCGGAGCATCGCCGGGACGGCGCCGGGCTGCTGCTGCTCGGCTTCGCGATCCTGGTCTCGGTGGCGATCTGGGCGAACAGCGGCGGACCGGTCGGCGTCTGGCTGGCCGACACCATCCGGCTCTTCCTGGGCAGCCTCGCGGCGCTCTTCCCGCTGCTGCTCTTCTACGGCGCGATCCGGCTGATGCGCGAGCCCGCCGATCCGGACCACCGGGGGCGGACCCTGGTCGGCTGGACGGCGATCATCATCTCCACGGCGTCGCTGATGCACGTCTCCGGGCGCCCGGCCGACGACCTCGCCGTCGACCAGGCGGGCGGCCTGCTGGGCTACGGCATCGGCGGGCTCCTCGAACGAGCGGTGACGGCGTGGGTTGCCGTACCCCTCCTGGTCCTGCTCTTCGTCTTCGGCTTCCTGGTGATCACCGCGACGCCGATCGCGCGCATCCCCGAGCGGATGGCGCAGCTGGTCGACCTGGTGAGCGGGCGGGCGGCGCCGCACTCGCCGCGCCCGGTCCTGGAGCCGGAGGACGACGAGGCCGACGAGGAGGAGGCGCCGGCGCCCAAGCGGAAGCCGTCGCCGCGCCGCCGGCAGGGCGCGCTGGCCGAGCCCGTTCCGCCGCCGCTTCCGGAGGAGCCGGACGACGACTTCGACGAAGAGCTGATCCTGCACGACACGGTGCCGCTGCCGCGGACGCCGAGCCGGAAGAAGCCTCCTCCCGAGCATTCCCCGATGCCGCCCACCCGGGCCGAGCAGCTGGAGATCTCGGCGGTCAAGGGCGATTACCGCCTGCCGCCGGCGACCCTGCTGGCGACCGGCCCGCCGGCCAAGGCGCGCAGTCGCGCGAACGACGAGATCATGGCGGCACTGACCGGCGTCTTCGAGCAGTTCAACGTGGACGCCGTGGTCACCGGCTTCACCCGGGGCCCGACCGTCACGCGGTACGAAGTGGAGATCGGCCCCGGCACCAAGGTCGAGCGGATCACCCAGCTGTCCCGCAACATCGCGTACGCGGTGAAGTCCCCGGACGTGCGGATCCTCAGCCCGATCCCGGGCAAGAGCGCGGTCGGCGTGGAGATCCCGAACACCGACCCGGAGAACGTGTCGCTCGGTGACGTGCTGCGCTCGCGGGCGTCGGCGTCCGACCACCACCCGATGCTGGTCGCGCTCGGCAAGGACATCGAGGGCGGGTTCGTGGTCGCGAACCTGGCGAAGATGCCGCACATCCTGATCGCGGGCGCCACCGGCGCGGGCAAGTCGAGCTGTCTCAACTCGCTGCTGGTGAGCCTGTTGTCCCGGGCCACACCGGACGAGGTGCGGCTGCTCCTGGTGGACCCGAAAAGGGTGGAGCTCACGGCGTACGAAGGCATCCCGCATCTCGTCACGCCGATCATCACGAACCCGAAGAAGGCCGCCGACGCCCTGGAATGGGTCGTGGCGGAGATGGACAAGAGGTACGACGACCTCGCCGCCAACGGCGTCCGGCACATCGACGACTTCAACCGCAAGGTCCGCAGCGGCGAGATCACCGCCCCGCCGGGCGTCGAGCGGGAGATGAAGCCGTACCCCTACCTGCTGGTGATCATCGACGAGCTCGCCGACCTCATGATGGTCGCGCCGCGCGACGTGGAGGACTCGGTCGTCCGGATCACCCAGTTGGCCCGGGCCGCCGGCATCCACCTGGTGCTCGCCACCCAGCGCCCGTCGGTCGACGTGGTCACCGGCCTGATCAAGGCGAACGTGCCGTCCCGGCTGGCGTTCGCCACCTCCAGCCTCGCCGACTCCCGGGTCATCCTGGACCAGCCGGGCGCGGAGAAGCTGCTCGGCCGCGGTGACGGCCTGTTCCTGCCGATGGGCGCGTCGAAGCCGGTCCGGATCCAGGGCGCGTGGGTCGACGAGAAAGAGATCCACGCGGTCGTCAAGTTCTGCAAGGACCAGCGCGAGCCGGAGTTCGCCGAGGGTGTCACCGACGCGCCGCCGAGCAAGAAGAAGGAGATCGACGAGGAGATCGGCGACGATCTCCAGCTCCTGATCCAGGCGATCGAGCTCGTGGTGACCAGTCAGTTCGGCTCGACCTCGATGCTGCAGCGCAAGCTGCGGGTCGGCTTCGCGAAGGCGGGCCGGCTCATGGACCTCATGGAGACCCGCGGCATCGTCGGGCCGTCCGAGGGCTCGAAGGCCCGCGACGTGCTGATCAAGCCGGATGAACTAGAGGAGACTCTCGCGTCTCTGCGCGTGGAGTAG
- a CDS encoding YbjN domain-containing protein: protein MQSLDNDMIKAALDARGFAYFVDADGDIAGNFQGNLIYFFRLGERKEMLQIRAMMQHVFSVEEVPKLYEFCNAWNRDQLWPKSYVQVTDDGQAIVVGEVSSDWERGVTPEQLDQVLLCGIATGCRMGEALGELKNASPS from the coding sequence GTGCAGTCTCTCGATAACGACATGATCAAAGCCGCGCTCGACGCCCGTGGCTTCGCATACTTCGTCGATGCCGACGGGGACATCGCCGGGAACTTCCAGGGCAACCTCATCTACTTCTTCCGCCTCGGTGAACGGAAGGAGATGCTGCAGATCCGGGCCATGATGCAGCACGTCTTCTCGGTCGAGGAGGTGCCGAAGCTGTACGAGTTCTGCAACGCGTGGAACCGCGACCAGCTGTGGCCGAAGTCGTACGTGCAGGTCACCGACGACGGTCAGGCGATCGTGGTGGGCGAGGTCTCCAGCGACTGGGAGCGCGGCGTCACCCCGGAGCAGCTCGATCAGGTGCTGCTCTGCGGCATCGCCACCGGCTGCCGGATGGGCGAGGCGCTCGGCGAGCTGAAGAACGCGTCGCCGTCCTGA
- a CDS encoding S1 family peptidase: MQRRPIAVAAAVVVAAGAAVAFTLPSLAGTNEPDGSPSVTTGGVSPQLLAAMKRDLGLDGDQARTRLARSEWAGGVSATLAAQTGEDFGGAWLAEDGTTLKVAVTDSDAAAVVKKAGAVPVLVKRSEADLDAVKTKLDAAAAEAADVTGWYVDVTANKVVLVAKPGAKSEALELATDAGIPASAVTVKISKAQPKPLFDVRGADPYFIAIGGGQARCSIGFSVEGGFVTAGHCGEEGTQTTGFNNEAQGTVEASIFPGEADMGFVAVNGDWTPRPVVNDFNGNELPVAGNTEAPVGAAICRSGSTTGTFCGTILAKNQTVRYPEGAVTGLTRTDVCAEGGDSGGPWLSGDQAQGVTSGGSGDCTVGGETFFQPLNEILATNDLTLVTTGEEAAPPAATTPPAEAGEEGGAGEDGEAATACDALPVQRDGRINRTGNAQVQPDGGAYRARAGTHTACLAAPDGTDFDLVLQRQNNRGQFRTVARAADDGTLSFTGRSGTYRYVVVASGGTGAYSLGFNVS; the protein is encoded by the coding sequence ATGCAGCGCAGACCGATCGCCGTGGCGGCGGCGGTAGTGGTGGCGGCCGGGGCGGCCGTGGCCTTCACACTGCCGTCGCTGGCCGGCACCAACGAGCCGGACGGATCGCCGTCGGTGACGACCGGGGGCGTGTCCCCGCAGTTGCTCGCGGCGATGAAACGCGACCTGGGCCTCGACGGCGACCAGGCGCGTACCCGGCTCGCCCGGTCCGAGTGGGCCGGCGGTGTCTCGGCGACGCTGGCCGCGCAGACGGGTGAGGACTTCGGTGGCGCCTGGCTCGCCGAGGACGGCACGACGCTGAAGGTCGCGGTCACCGATTCGGACGCGGCGGCGGTGGTGAAGAAGGCCGGCGCCGTGCCCGTGCTGGTGAAGCGGAGCGAGGCCGACCTCGACGCCGTGAAGACCAAGCTGGACGCCGCGGCGGCCGAGGCGGCGGACGTGACCGGCTGGTACGTCGACGTGACCGCGAACAAGGTCGTCCTGGTGGCGAAGCCGGGCGCCAAGTCGGAGGCGCTCGAACTGGCCACCGATGCGGGCATTCCGGCTTCGGCGGTCACCGTCAAGATCAGCAAGGCGCAACCCAAACCCCTCTTCGACGTACGAGGGGCGGATCCGTACTTCATCGCCATCGGTGGCGGGCAGGCGCGTTGCTCGATCGGCTTCTCGGTGGAGGGCGGCTTCGTCACCGCCGGGCACTGTGGCGAGGAGGGCACCCAGACCACCGGCTTCAACAACGAGGCGCAGGGCACCGTGGAGGCCTCGATCTTCCCGGGCGAGGCCGACATGGGCTTCGTCGCGGTGAACGGCGACTGGACCCCGCGCCCGGTGGTGAACGACTTCAACGGCAACGAGCTGCCGGTCGCCGGCAACACCGAGGCGCCGGTCGGCGCGGCGATCTGCCGGTCCGGCTCGACCACCGGCACGTTCTGCGGCACGATCCTGGCGAAGAACCAGACGGTCCGTTACCCGGAGGGCGCCGTCACCGGCCTGACCCGGACCGACGTGTGCGCCGAGGGCGGCGACTCCGGCGGGCCGTGGCTCTCCGGCGACCAGGCCCAGGGCGTGACCTCGGGCGGCTCGGGTGACTGCACGGTGGGCGGCGAGACGTTCTTCCAGCCGCTCAACGAGATCCTGGCGACGAACGACCTCACCCTGGTGACCACCGGTGAGGAAGCCGCGCCGCCGGCCGCGACGACACCGCCGGCCGAGGCCGGCGAGGAGGGCGGGGCCGGCGAGGACGGCGAGGCGGCCACCGCCTGTGACGCCCTCCCGGTGCAGCGTGACGGCCGGATCAACCGGACCGGTAACGCTCAGGTGCAGCCGGACGGCGGCGCCTACCGGGCCCGGGCCGGCACCCACACCGCCTGCCTGGCCGCCCCGGACGGCACCGACTTCGACCTGGTGCTGCAGCGGCAGAACAACCGTGGCCAGTTCCGGACCGTGGCGCGGGCAGCCGACGACGGGACGCTGAGCTTCACCGGCCGTTCCGGCACCTACCGGTACGTCGTCGTGGCCTCCGGCGGGACCGGCGCGTACTCGCTCGGCTTCAACGTCTCCTAG
- a CDS encoding ribonuclease J, translating to MSQAHVELGPPPPLPEGALRVIPLGGLGAIGRNMTVLEFDGKLLVVDCGVLFPDVEQPGVDLILPDFAPILDRLEDIQAIVLTHGHEDHIGAVPYLLAHKPDIPLVGSEFTLALVEAKLAERRLDPYTLTVREGGRERLGPFECEFFAVNHSIPDALAVAVRTPAGLVLHTGDFKMDQVPLDGRITDLAGFARLGAEGVDLLLSDSTNAEVPGFVTPEREIGAVLSSIFGKARGRIIVASFASHVHRVQQVMDAAWEYDRKVALIGRSMVRNMGIARDLGLLRIPEGLLVGLDEATHLPPDEIVFMSTGSQGEPMSALGRMSTGDHRHISITSGDTVVLASSLVPGNETSVYRVINQLSRAGATVVHKETAKVHVSGHAPAGELRYLLNVVRPSNLMPVHGEWRHLRAHAQLGIETGVAPDRVVLCEDGDVVDLVEGHARVVGRVKSRYVYVDGLAVGDVSESLLTERRILGDGGFISATVVIDSVTGKVVGEPSVSAKGFSEDPDAFNPVIPLLTAALHRSAADGITDPHQLQQVVRRTVGRWVNDAYRRRPMIVPTVVEV from the coding sequence ATGAGTCAAGCTCACGTGGAGCTGGGTCCGCCACCGCCGCTGCCGGAGGGCGCCCTGCGCGTCATCCCGCTCGGTGGGCTCGGCGCCATCGGCCGCAACATGACGGTCCTCGAGTTCGACGGCAAACTGCTCGTCGTCGACTGCGGGGTGCTCTTCCCCGATGTCGAGCAACCCGGCGTCGACCTGATCCTGCCCGACTTCGCGCCGATCCTGGATCGGCTCGAGGACATTCAGGCGATCGTCCTGACGCACGGTCACGAGGACCACATCGGTGCGGTGCCCTACCTGCTGGCCCACAAGCCGGACATCCCGCTGGTGGGCTCGGAGTTCACGCTCGCGCTGGTCGAGGCGAAGCTGGCCGAGCGGCGTCTGGATCCTTACACCTTGACCGTACGGGAGGGCGGCCGTGAGCGGCTCGGCCCGTTCGAGTGCGAGTTCTTCGCGGTGAACCACTCGATCCCGGACGCGCTGGCGGTGGCCGTGCGCACGCCGGCCGGTCTGGTGCTGCACACCGGCGACTTCAAGATGGACCAGGTGCCGCTGGACGGCCGGATCACCGACCTGGCCGGTTTCGCGCGGCTCGGCGCCGAGGGCGTCGACCTGCTGCTCTCCGACTCGACGAACGCCGAGGTCCCGGGCTTCGTGACCCCGGAGCGGGAGATCGGCGCGGTGCTCAGCTCGATCTTCGGCAAGGCGCGCGGCCGGATCATCGTGGCCAGCTTCGCCTCGCACGTGCACCGTGTCCAGCAGGTCATGGACGCCGCCTGGGAGTACGACCGCAAGGTCGCCCTGATCGGCCGGTCGATGGTCCGCAACATGGGCATCGCCCGGGACCTGGGTCTGCTGCGGATCCCGGAGGGCCTGCTGGTCGGCCTGGACGAGGCGACGCACCTGCCGCCCGACGAGATCGTCTTCATGTCGACGGGTTCGCAGGGCGAGCCGATGAGCGCCCTGGGCCGGATGTCCACCGGCGACCACCGGCACATCAGCATCACCTCCGGCGACACCGTGGTGCTCGCCAGCTCGCTGGTGCCGGGCAACGAGACCTCGGTCTACCGGGTGATCAACCAGCTGTCCCGGGCCGGCGCCACCGTCGTGCACAAGGAGACGGCGAAGGTGCACGTCTCCGGGCACGCGCCCGCCGGCGAGCTGCGTTACCTGCTCAACGTGGTGCGGCCGAGCAACCTGATGCCGGTGCACGGCGAGTGGCGGCACCTGCGGGCGCACGCCCAGCTCGGCATCGAGACCGGTGTCGCGCCCGATCGCGTGGTGCTCTGCGAGGACGGCGACGTGGTCGACCTGGTGGAGGGGCATGCCCGCGTGGTCGGCCGGGTGAAGAGCCGGTACGTCTACGTCGACGGCCTCGCGGTCGGTGACGTGAGCGAGTCGCTGCTGACCGAGCGGCGGATCCTCGGCGACGGCGGTTTCATCTCCGCCACCGTGGTGATCGACTCGGTGACCGGCAAGGTGGTCGGCGAGCCGAGCGTCTCGGCGAAGGGCTTCTCGGAGGACCCGGACGCGTTCAACCCGGTGATCCCGTTGCTCACCGCGGCGCTGCATCGCTCGGCGGCCGACGGCATCACCGACCCGCACCAGTTGCAGCAGGTCGTGCGCCGGACGGTGGGCCGCTGGGTCAACGACGCCTACCGTCGCCGGCCGATGATCGTCCCCACTGTGGTGGAAGTCTGA
- the dapA gene encoding 4-hydroxy-tetrahydrodipicolinate synthase, producing the protein MTHDPRPFGRLLTAMVTPFTPDGSLDLEGAARLAAHLVDEQRNDALVVSGTTGESPTTTDAEKDTLLRVVVEAVGDRAKVIAGVGTNNTAHTIELAHAAEKAGAHGVLVVTPYYNKPPQAGVERHFRAVADATGLPIMVYDIPHRAGTAIATETMVRIAEHERVVAVKDAKGDLIASSWVLARTDLAYYSGDDAATLPLLSIGGVGLVGTSTHFTGVLAKEMIEAYERGDTATALARHRQALPLFTGIFRSPGTMLVKAGLHASGLSAGPVRSPLVDAGEDELIQLRKDAAAAGIVL; encoded by the coding sequence ATGACGCACGACCCGCGGCCCTTCGGACGGCTGCTGACCGCCATGGTGACCCCGTTCACCCCGGACGGATCCCTGGACCTCGAGGGAGCGGCCCGCCTGGCCGCCCACCTCGTCGACGAGCAGCGCAACGACGCTCTCGTGGTCAGCGGGACCACCGGGGAGTCGCCGACCACGACCGACGCCGAGAAGGACACGCTGCTGCGCGTCGTGGTCGAGGCGGTCGGTGACCGGGCCAAGGTGATCGCGGGTGTGGGGACGAACAACACCGCGCACACCATCGAGCTGGCGCACGCCGCGGAGAAGGCGGGCGCGCACGGCGTGCTGGTCGTCACGCCGTACTACAACAAGCCCCCGCAGGCCGGCGTCGAGCGCCACTTCCGTGCCGTCGCTGACGCCACCGGTCTGCCGATCATGGTCTATGACATCCCGCACCGGGCCGGTACGGCGATCGCCACCGAGACGATGGTCCGGATCGCCGAGCACGAGCGGGTCGTCGCGGTGAAGGACGCCAAGGGCGACCTGATCGCGTCGTCCTGGGTGCTCGCCCGGACCGATCTGGCCTACTACTCCGGCGACGACGCGGCCACGCTGCCGCTGCTCTCCATCGGCGGGGTCGGCCTGGTCGGCACGTCGACGCACTTCACCGGGGTGCTCGCCAAGGAGATGATCGAGGCGTATGAGCGGGGCGACACCGCCACCGCGCTCGCCCGGCACCGGCAGGCTCTGCCGCTGTTCACCGGTATCTTCCGCTCGCCCGGGACCATGCTGGTCAAGGCGGGTCTCCATGCTTCCGGACTGTCTGCGGGACCGGTCCGGTCCCCGCTGGTCGACGCCGGCGAGGACGAATTGATCCAACTGCGCAAGGACGCCGCCGCAGCCGGCATCGTGCTCTGA
- a CDS encoding DUF2752 domain-containing protein — translation MSSATGLPPWLADQPVQGPPIPPEWVAYRYPPPQQDRITRFVDRVSARSPFWLAPVALLACMGAAAGYTLVTDPVAAEAGAEPTCLLKYTTGFVCPGCGGTRAAWYLLHGDLPAAARHHALFVFAVPFLIYMYVAWAGRKLFRWRIPQLSVSPAAMITFMAVWAVWSILRNLPWAPFTAFYV, via the coding sequence ATGAGCAGCGCCACCGGTCTGCCGCCGTGGCTGGCGGACCAGCCCGTTCAGGGGCCGCCGATCCCGCCCGAGTGGGTGGCCTATCGATATCCGCCTCCGCAGCAGGACCGGATCACCAGGTTCGTGGACAGGGTGTCGGCCCGGTCGCCGTTCTGGCTGGCCCCGGTCGCCCTGCTGGCCTGCATGGGCGCGGCCGCGGGCTACACCCTGGTCACCGACCCGGTGGCGGCCGAGGCCGGCGCCGAGCCGACCTGCCTGCTGAAATACACGACCGGCTTCGTCTGCCCGGGCTGCGGTGGCACCCGCGCCGCTTGGTACCTGCTGCACGGCGACCTGCCGGCCGCGGCCCGTCACCACGCGCTCTTCGTCTTCGCGGTGCCGTTCCTGATCTACATGTACGTGGCCTGGGCCGGCCGCAAGCTGTTCCGATGGAGAATCCCGCAGTTGTCGGTCAGTCCGGCCGCCATGATCACATTCATGGCGGTCTGGGCTGTCTGGAGCATCCTGCGTAACCTTCCCTGGGCCCCGTTCACCGCTTTCTACGTGTGA
- a CDS encoding GNAT family N-acetyltransferase has translation MALGFVRPARPEDAPEIARIQLSTWRTAYRRMFPPHVLANLDEAYLARGWTAAITAPPSPRHRVLIAVEQSDTAKSVVGFAASGPADEQALAPEEKPLPDDVAAVTDLLIEPRWGRRGHGSRLLAAAVDHWRDDQFRSAVAWAYEADTAMRAFLASTGWEPDGAGRALDVEDLLVPQIRLHVALDGE, from the coding sequence ATGGCTCTCGGCTTCGTCCGCCCCGCGCGTCCCGAGGACGCCCCGGAGATCGCTCGCATCCAGCTCTCCACGTGGCGCACCGCGTACCGCCGGATGTTCCCCCCGCACGTCCTGGCGAACCTGGACGAGGCGTACCTCGCCCGCGGCTGGACCGCGGCGATCACCGCTCCCCCGTCCCCCCGCCACCGCGTGCTGATCGCCGTCGAGCAGAGCGACACCGCCAAGAGCGTCGTCGGTTTCGCCGCCTCCGGCCCGGCCGACGAACAGGCCCTGGCCCCCGAGGAGAAACCACTCCCGGACGACGTCGCGGCCGTCACCGACCTGCTCATCGAGCCGCGCTGGGGTCGCCGTGGCCACGGCAGCCGCCTCCTCGCCGCCGCCGTCGACCACTGGCGCGACGATCAGTTCCGGTCGGCGGTGGCGTGGGCGTACGAAGCGGACACGGCCATGCGCGCTTTCCTCGCCTCGACCGGCTGGGAACCGGACGGCGCCGGCCGCGCGCTCGACGTGGAGGACCTGCTCGTACCCCAGATCCGGCTGCACGTGGCGCTCGACGGAGAATAG
- a CDS encoding thiol-disulfide oxidoreductase DCC family protein gives MTPTFVFDGDCSFCSLCADFIERRIPTTAKVVPWQFADLAELGLTVDECEAAVQWVGADGVTAAGPDAIALLLKDAGRFWTVPGSVLGLRAVRAAAWPAYQWVADHRHLMPGGTAACAVRPRP, from the coding sequence GTGACACCCACCTTTGTCTTCGACGGTGACTGCTCCTTCTGCTCCCTGTGCGCCGACTTCATCGAACGCCGGATCCCGACCACGGCGAAGGTGGTGCCCTGGCAGTTCGCCGACCTCGCCGAACTCGGCCTCACCGTGGACGAGTGCGAGGCCGCCGTCCAATGGGTCGGCGCCGACGGCGTCACCGCCGCCGGCCCGGACGCGATCGCGCTTCTGCTGAAGGACGCCGGCCGGTTCTGGACCGTTCCCGGCTCCGTCCTCGGGCTGCGGGCGGTGCGGGCTGCTGCTTGGCCTGCTTACCAGTGGGTGGCTGATCACCGGCATCTAATGCCTGGGGGGACGGCTGCTTGCGCTGTGCGGCCGCGTCCGTGA
- a CDS encoding MFS transporter permease has translation MIRRWLFEPVPRGRVAAFRTVIYLFVALDLVIFTPWVRSHANTPGDLYEPLLIGRLLHLPTPGPLLVWGVFWSLLALSLAAATGRAPRALGWAVFLLYFEWMIIAMSYGKVDHDRIGLLVALAALPTAGLARHGDQSRTEAGGWALRVTQIAVICTYFLAALAKLRFGGLDWLTSSVLAQAIIRRGTDLADAIAVVPGLLILAQFGIIAFELLSPLVFFVPQRWRTAIVSFFYTFHIVTFSTITISFAPHLAAMTSFLPLEKISFVRARSPQKQQ, from the coding sequence ATGATCAGGCGCTGGCTCTTCGAACCGGTACCCCGGGGGCGCGTGGCTGCCTTCCGTACCGTGATCTATCTGTTCGTAGCCCTTGATCTCGTGATCTTCACGCCGTGGGTCCGCTCGCACGCGAACACCCCCGGCGACCTGTACGAACCGCTGCTCATCGGCCGCCTGCTGCACCTGCCGACCCCCGGCCCGCTCCTGGTCTGGGGCGTCTTCTGGTCGCTGCTGGCGCTCAGCCTCGCCGCCGCGACCGGCCGGGCCCCGCGAGCCCTCGGCTGGGCGGTCTTCCTGCTCTACTTCGAGTGGATGATCATCGCGATGAGCTACGGCAAGGTCGACCACGACCGGATCGGCCTGCTCGTGGCGCTGGCGGCCCTGCCCACCGCAGGCCTGGCCCGCCATGGTGATCAGTCCCGCACGGAAGCCGGCGGCTGGGCGTTACGCGTCACCCAGATCGCGGTGATCTGCACCTACTTCCTGGCGGCCCTGGCAAAACTCCGCTTCGGCGGCCTCGACTGGCTCACCAGCTCCGTCCTGGCCCAAGCGATCATCCGCCGAGGCACCGACCTGGCCGACGCGATCGCCGTCGTGCCCGGCCTGCTGATCCTCGCCCAGTTCGGCATCATCGCCTTCGAACTCCTCAGCCCACTCGTCTTCTTCGTCCCCCAGCGCTGGCGAACCGCGATAGTGTCCTTCTTCTACACATTCCACATCGTCACGTTCTCCACGATCACCATCTCGTTCGCACCTCATCTGGCGGCGATGACAAGCTTTCTACCTTTGGAGAAGATTTCCTTTGTACGGGCTAGGAGTCCCCAGAAGCAGCAGTGA
- the dapB gene encoding 4-hydroxy-tetrahydrodipicolinate reductase — MGLEVCKAVDAADDLELVAMIDQGDLLFHASDTGAQVLVDFTNPDAVMDNLRWAIDQGISVVVGTSGFTGERIEQVRGWLAEKPGVGVLIAPNFGIGAVLMMQFAARAARYFDSVEIIEQHHPRKLDAPSGTATHTAKLIAEARAAANCPPMPDATKEEQLGARGSDVDGVRVHSIRAAGLVAHQEVLFGTTGETLTIRHDSLDRSSFMPGVLLAVREVRRRPGLTIGLDPLLD, encoded by the coding sequence ATGGGCCTCGAGGTCTGCAAGGCGGTCGACGCCGCAGACGACCTCGAACTGGTCGCCATGATCGACCAGGGCGACCTGCTCTTCCACGCCTCCGACACGGGCGCGCAGGTTCTCGTCGACTTCACCAACCCCGACGCGGTGATGGACAACCTCCGCTGGGCGATCGACCAGGGCATCAGCGTCGTCGTCGGCACGTCCGGCTTCACCGGGGAGCGGATCGAGCAGGTCCGCGGCTGGCTCGCCGAGAAGCCCGGCGTCGGCGTCCTGATCGCGCCGAACTTCGGCATCGGCGCCGTGCTGATGATGCAGTTCGCCGCCCGCGCCGCCCGCTACTTCGACTCCGTCGAGATCATCGAGCAGCACCACCCGCGCAAGCTGGACGCGCCGAGCGGCACCGCCACGCACACCGCCAAGCTGATCGCCGAGGCCCGGGCCGCGGCGAACTGCCCGCCGATGCCGGACGCGACGAAGGAGGAGCAGCTCGGCGCCCGCGGCTCCGACGTCGACGGCGTGCGCGTCCACTCGATCCGCGCGGCCGGTCTCGTCGCCCACCAGGAGGTGCTCTTCGGCACCACCGGCGAGACGCTGACGATCCGCCACGACTCGCTGGACCGGTCGTCGTTCATGCCGGGCGTCCTGCTCGCGGTCCGCGAGGTGCGCCGCCGTCCGGGCCTGACGATCGGCCTCGACCCGCTGCTGGACTGA